In Nitrospirota bacterium, a genomic segment contains:
- a CDS encoding carboxypeptidase regulatory-like domain-containing protein: MGTVVGVAFLLGFGEVEAYEEVTVTDGGTLTGQVTLDGAVPKPKGYNLTTLPDPLYCGRISDGQGWRILQPFQVGPAGEFRELVVYL; this comes from the coding sequence TGGCGTAGCGTTCTTGCTCGGCTTCGGCGAGGTCGAGGCCTACGAAGAAGTCACGGTGACCGACGGCGGGACATTGACCGGGCAGGTCACGCTCGACGGGGCCGTGCCGAAACCGAAGGGCTACAATCTGACCACCCTGCCCGACCCCCTCTATTGCGGGCGCATTTCCGACGGGCAAGGCTGGCGCATCCTGCAACCGTTCCAGGTCGGGCCGGCGGGCGAGTTTCGCGAGCTCGTGGTCTATCTG